CGTTATGAACGGCGAGCACAGCAGTTGGCCGTTCTCGTCGTTAGCCGTTGCCACGACACTGTACAGGTCCTTCAACACCTGAAACATGAAAAGAAGATAAATGGTtgtaccgaacacaactacgaggcAGATTTGTCGAGTCTGATTTATTCACCTTCGCCAACTTCGCAGTTTTATGCACCTCCGGATCGTCTTGCGCTTGTGCCAACCTCCTCGTCCTCACCGTTCGCGTGTTGGTATTGGTCAGTGCGGTTAATTGCGAGAAGAACGCGTCAGATTGGATCTTCGCGTCGCCGGGACTCTTCTCTTTAAAGGTACCCGCGTTGCCGAACTTTGCCTTGCCGTTTTGCATTTGTACTTGATTCACCGACGACTTCACCCGCCTCACCTTCTCCAAGTTCCGCAACAGGAAGCAGTGATGCTGTTGCGCAAAACAACGTTGCTGGTGAGACATCGGCTTCAACGCGGGAGCATGCAACAGACTCGAGTCGCCGACTTTTCGCGATTTACAGATGCCTTTCGAGTTGACAGACTGCACCGCGTTCGATTTCCGCATGTTCTTTCTCGGTCTTCCGACCGACCGTCTCTCCGTCGGTTCTAATTGAGATGGGAGGGGAACAAGTGTTTTTGGAACCCTCTGACTCTTTCCACCTGCGAAATAGAATAGTATTTTCAATCCGGTCAAAGAATTGCTAATACGAGAAACGTTTCTCGTTTCGATCGAATATTAAGTCTCATTACCTATTACGCCCCTGCAGGCACTGCTACCACACCTACACTCCTGCCCCTCGGATGGGTTGAACAACGCGAAATTATAATCGTAAGTCAACTCTTCCCCCGGCTTGATATCCCTGGATGCGAACAACGCCATACGCGGATGACCGTGGACGCTCCACTTCTGCATCTCACAGTTAGGCTCGCAAGAATGATTCACGAAGCGTCCATCGCCTCCCATCCGATGACCATCGATCACCAGACCTCCGTCGAGATGCAGGCAATAATGGTGCGTATCGTTTGCGTACCTGAAACGATTTTACACTCTCCATACTCTGGCTAACGGTTCGTGTGTGTATTAGGGTCGAGGGAAAGtactgtcgtattttaaagaaaacatttgaatgaattgcaacatgtgtttttcatttacaagcaagattacctgcttatttcaaatacgacagaacttttccTCCAACCTGATAGTAGTTGGTACAATATATTTTCTGTTTACATACCTAGTCGCCATTCTAGACTTAAACTCCCTCTCGGACACAACCTCTCCCACGTACTCTAGGATGAAAACCCCGGATTTGATGGCTTGCTGTGTCCTCACTCCCCAACCTTTGTCCTCCGTCATGAACTTTTGCAAACCAGGCGCCCACTCGTGCTTCTGAATCTTCTGGTTCTCGCATTTTTCCCCGCATGGGCACAGCTGCGGGGAACATTCGCTCAGGACCATGCGATTGATGCAGTCGTCGCCGCAGCCACTTTCCGGTTTGCATTCGCATGCTTGAGCCTCGTAGAGCGTAGTCGGTTTCACGTCGTAGTAAACATTCATACGGATTTTCCTGCGGGACAAAAGAAAAGATGAATGAATGCTTGAACAAGATTTCTTCAAACAATGATAATAATCATCAATGATCTTACTTGTAATTCCATGATGGTACCGATTCTCTGCCAGGCGGTCTGGACTGCGTGTGCAACCACCATAAATCGTATCGCAATTGGAACGACATTTTCCTCTGACGCAGGAACTTGCCGCATTGATACGAAGCCGATAGAAGAACAGCGGAGGCAGCGTCGTTCGCATCGCCAACTATTTTGTTCTTTCCAGCAGCTTCCACAGTTCCACTTGCACCGCTCCTCGTCTTCGACTCGGATTCCTTGCCGAAATCTTGCAGCACACCGCCCTGCAGATACCGTTTTTTCCATCTGGATTGTTTCTTTCTGGTGTGCGTCGCGTTCGAGTGCTTCCCAGTCTCGAGAACATTATTGTTCGACGAGTTATCGTTCTCAGTGTCGTAGCCCGAGCTGCGCAGACGCTTCACGTTTCTGGGCGCCAGGATGCAAGGGCTAGCGGAACCGCGCCGCTTTTTCTGATTTCCATTCAACGGTGCAGCGTGCTCGGTTTTGATATTCGTCTGAGAGGCAGCCCGTTCAGGAGGATGCTTCGAGTTCTCTTCCAAGGCCTCCGCGGCGGCGCAACGTTGCTGTTGCTGAGCCGCCTCGTACCTTTCCAGAGACTCCTCCAGGGGCGCGTTTTCGTCGTATGTCCTCAGATCCTGGATCTTCTCGAACTTGACCGGGCAGAACTTCTGCGCGACATTCACTTCGCTGTCCGCTTCCACCAAGTCCTTCCTCACCCTCAGCTGACCAGCGCGAGACTCGGTCACTTCGTTCGCGCAAGCGCGAGAAGATCCCTCCCGTTTCGTCGAATCGGAGCCCTCCAAGCCGAATTTGTCTGACACCGTTTTCCCGGCGTCAGTGCGCTTGTCGAGGTTCTCACCGGACGCGATTTCTTGCAACTCCGCGCTCAACACGGTCGGTTTGCTCTCTTCAACGGTGTCCTCGATACCTTCTTTGGACGAGCTCCGGTCGCCATCCGGATCCGCGTCCAGGTCCGCGTTGTCGTCGCTGGTCAGAGTGGCTTTCGTCGCCGTGCCAGTCGACATTTCGCTTGCGCTCAAtgatcttttctttttctttcttttcttcagGGTCGGGAAGCCGGTGCGGTTGATCGCCTTACGCCGTCTCATCTTCTTCTTGGTGAGCACCAGCGCGGCGGCTGCTGACGAGCTCAACGGGTTTGGAAGGTTCGGTGCAACATTGTCCCGCGGCGGTTTGCTTTCTCCAGCGGCCTCGCCGTCCTCGTAGCTCTCGGTTGCATTGAACTCCGCTGAATCCGTCTTGATATTCTTCTCCAAACGGACATGCTCCGACGAGGACTGCTCGTGCTTCTCCAGCTTCTCCGCCGCTTGACTTTTGTCGGACTTGATCGACTTCTCGGTGATCGTTTTCTCACTCTTCCCGCAGCTTTTCTCTGCAGCGTGGCCCTTCTTCAACTCGCCAACACATTTCTCCGTCTTCTCGACCTTTCCTTCGACCCTTTCCGACTTCTCGGCTTTTTCCGAGTGGCCGCTCTCGACCGGGAGTTTGGTCACCGTCACACGAAGATCCTTGACAATCTTTTTCTTCCGTCGCGGCTGTATGTCCGCTTGGCTGAGCGGTTTCTCGTCCAGCGCCTCCGACGAGGCTGTCGCGGATTTGTCGGGGCTCGAGCTCTCCGCGTCCCTGTGTCTTTTCTTCGGAGTGACCGGTACAGCGTCTTCTTGAGAAGAGGAAGCGGAACTGCCGCCTCCGTATCTCGTGATTGTAGCCTCGATTGCTTCCTCTATGTGACTTTCGGTGCAGTTACCCTCGTTAGCGGTCGGGTCGCTGGAGCTCCCGTTCGAACTCTGAGAGCTGTGAGGACTTGAAACGTGATAGTGCCTCTTCTTCAAGGGCAGCCTCTGCTCGTTCGGATTCGAGTTCGCGGTCGCGTTCACGCCGCTCTTCGAGTCCGTCCCTGCCGGTATCTTCTCCTTCTTCGAGCGCCTCTTTAGTTTCTGGTCGTCGCTCAACGCGACATCGCCTTTCCTcttcttcgttaacttcttcacACGGAAGATCTGCGGCAGCTCGGAGTAACCAACGCTCGCGTTGTTCCGGCCCAAGCTGCACGATCTGGCAAACTCCTCGATCAGTTTTTCTAGCTCCTGGATGATGCACGGATCGATCCGAATCGGAGTCTTCGGAGGGTTCAACGGCAATCGCCGCCGGTGCTTATGGTGATGATGATGCTTGTGGCAATGGTTGTGTATAGGTTGCGTAGCCTTGTCACATTTATTGCTTGGTCGCTCCACCTTTTCCGACTTGAGCACCTGGCCGACCGGCAACGAGATCAGAGTTTGAACCCCGACGCCGTTTGTTTCGAACGTGGCCGACGACGTTCTTTTGCTGTTCTTGTTCTCCTTTAAAACTCGTCGCGTTACCGGCGCGACGTTCTTCTTCAGCAGACTCTGTCTCTTCGAAGACGGGCCGGAGTTACTTCTATTCTCCTTTAGACTTCTTCTACCGGAGTTGATCGGCTTTCTATCGGCTGCGATCCTCTCGCAAGAAGACTGCTTCTGTCGGCGCAACGGCGTCGTAGACTTGTTACCCGGGCCGGGCTTGTCTTTCCTCATCTTCTTGCACATCCTACCGTCGCACTGACTCGCATTCTTTCCGTACTTACTCGTTACAGTTCTACTTAGGCACTTGACGCGCGTGGAGGAACTCGCGTTGTTCCTCTTTCCGCTTATCCTCCCCTgcgaaaattgtttcgaaacGTTACAGTTACGTTTTTTCTGGCAAACCCCAGAAGGCTTCTCCTTCGACTTTTTTGCCGATTCGCTGGTCTCGTCCTCCTTCTGGTCTCGGGCCGCACCACTTGTCTTGTGCTGCACCGACTTTGATTTTCCCCTTTTACTCGGCTCCTCTTTCTGAGGCTTTTGCTGTGGCGTTACCTCTTTTTTCTCGTTCTTCTCGTTTTTCTCGTTCTTCTCCACTTTCTCCGTCCTTTCTATCTTCTCGATCTCCTCGGCTACTTCCGGCTTGAGCCTTGGCCTACCGGGACCTCGCGGTTGCGCCGATACCGTTTTCGCCGGTCGGCCAGGCTTTCGTTTTGGCGGATACAAAACCCGATCCACGTTTACTGCTGGCTTCGGGACAACGGCTTGGATCGGTGACTGCGTCGGAGCTGGTGGACTCACGGGACTGATTGCCAAGTGCAGCGGACTGTTGTCCACCGACTGGATTCCCGAGTCCGGGGACACGTTCGAAGCGCAAGGATACTCCGGATCGTTTAGCTTCTTGCTCGCTTTGCTCCGTCTCTTCCGCGGTTCCGACAACAAAGCCGTTTTCTCGACGAACTGCTGCAATAAAGTCGAACTATACACAGGTACAGGATTCTGATCGCCGTTCTCACTCGTATCCGAGTCAGCTCCGAGCGACATTCGTTCTATAGCTTTCGATACCAGCCGACCGCTTTCCGAATCCTCGAATCCGTCGAACGGAGCGTCCTCGTGCTCTTGATCCGGCAGGATAGCCGCTAGATCCTCTTGATTTATCTCCTGTAGCGGAGgatgctgttgctgctgctgtggTTGTTGCGGTTGTTGTTCCTGCTGATgcggctgctgttgttgttgctgttgttgcggCTGCTGTTCCTTCTGCGAATTATTCGGCGATGGCAGGCGACCCTCGGATGAGTCTGAATCGTCGCTGCTGCATTCCGACGACTAAACAGAAAATTAAGAAATTGTCGACACTAGCTGGTCGCGATTGGGCCGCGTTCTaacgaaacaaaattgtttacctTCGCCTCGCAATTAGTTTTAGATTTCTTCGTTAAGCTCCTTCTGGTTTTGTCACACCGCGTCTTCTCCACGTCCTCTTTCTTCGGTCCTTTCATAGTGATCTTTAATTTAAGCGCGCCCTGCAACGTGAGTGACAGTTATTTTATGATAGATTCGTTTATAAGCCGATTCGTGTTTCGATCGTACCGATTCGAAATTGGCTTCTTGAATGGAGAACGTTTGTTCGCTATGCTCAGACGTGCAATCCGAATTTGAACCTGTatcttcctcttcttcgtcgccgCTACTCTCGTCGTCTGAGTCCGAATTCGAATCTGAATAAGAGCAACTGCCTTCGGTGCCACCAGAACTCTCGTCCTCGGAATCTGAATCTTCTTCGGAGTCGACAGAATGTGTTCCTACGCGAAACAAATATTCATATCAGAAACACCTGAGCGATAAGGTTGCGAACAAGAAAATTCATAAAGCAAACAGTTTAATACCATTAGGTTCAGTGGTCGGATCCCAGCTACCTCCACCTTTTATGGCATCCATGTCAACGGTCGAAGGAAGTTCTCTTTCCTGCTCCCCATCGTTTTCTTCCCAGTTCCAGTTCTGTAGTTCTAACTCCGAAGGATGGTGAATGACAGCGCTCCATCCTGAATCACCGGACATTTTTTGGCTTATCTAACATCCAATAGAATCCAATAGAATACCATTCCTTATGATTTTGTTGGTTGATCGACTTCTTCGGTATTCTCATAAACCATGTCCGTCTTAAAGCATTCGATAGTTAAACCTTATGCGTATCGGTAACGCTCCCATGTTCGCTTATTCATGTCCGATGTTCCACGCAAGTGTGTTTACACTGTATTCATAATTATATATAGCTGCAACAGCAAACGTAAACAGGTTCCCTTGTAGAAACAACATTGGCGGATGTAGACAACTTGTTATTGTGTACGGGTAGCCAAAATAATGGAGGTAAATGCAAGCGATACTCGCAGGTAACGATACAAGAAGATAATAAACCCAGCGAAGCAACTTAACCACCAATCTAGCTCTATCTATCGGTATTCCATTTGGACTGAAttcgaaaaaaattcaaaatatctaAAAGATTCGGATCTTAATTGACCCAGATGGGTTTATTCCTCTGCTGTACCATTACCGGAAACTGCAGATTCGCCCAAAGCTGAAAAAGAGAGCACAAGGTTGCTGTCATCGAAGTTTCCAAATCTTTCGAAACTCTTTACTGACCGGATTAGCATAATATTTCGAAGAAACAGAAACAGATGTTCGATCGGTATTCGGGAGTTAAGGTGTTCCAATTTGATCAAACGGTTCCACCGTTTCGCACACGAGTGGGAGACGAGAGTGTTTCGAAGCGCGGGAGATCGTTTACGTATAACCTCGTCGAAGGTACGACCATCGACGAAGCAGAATCATGACCGTTGGAAAGCGGGCGAGCTTTTCCCACGGTCGAATAGTTTGCTTCGAAAATGATTCGTAACGATCAGAGACACCGTCACCGTGGATCTGTTACGCGTCGTTGGTACGTTGATGCGCGCGTATTTCGGGTACACGCGCGTCACTTTTGTGTACGCGCAAACAGCAGCGACGATGGCAACGGTAACGTAACACGAATACACGCGTAAACGGCACACGAGGCGGTGCAGGAGACCAACGAATTTTATCCAAAACCGATCGTTCTGTTTACATCGTCGATGAAGCGTACAGAGATCTCTCGAGAGTAAAAAGGAAAGGGGGGAACAGAGACGGGGAtaggcagagaaagagagagaaaggagcaCTGGGGAACGGTTGAacggacagagagaaagagaggacgtGAGAAAGATAGCATTAGAGCAAGCAACCGAGAGAAGGGGCACAACGTATAAATGAAAgagagggaaaaagagagagagaaggagagaggagcgaaggGGGAGAAAGGTTCCAGATCGTAGaagtgaaaaaaaaataaaaggcaAGCACGTTATTGTCGAAGCGAGCGCCTAAAGCGTGGTGAAGAGTGGTGAAGCAAGAAGTAGGTTCGTAACGCGGAGAATGACAGACACGATACCCTGGGGCCTCCTCCTCCGCATCTCACGACAACGCGGCCAAGGATCCACAGAATTCTGGATCGACGATTAACCGACGATATTCCTCAAGTTGCTTCGCCACGGACAGCTGTTTCTGTTTCTCGGTCGATGCGCCAGGTGCGTCGGCGACAGAATCCCGTGGAAACTCCCGTGTATTCAAGTAGAACTCAAATTGTCGCGCCATCTAACGTCCAACGTTACCGTTACACTTCCGCAGGCggcttatataaaattttactttttgTTCCCTTCGAGTTTGCTGGTCCTCAACCGCGAGCTCAAATATTGCGCTTGAATTCGAACCTATTTGTAATGCATTGTCAAACATTTCATATATTAAGCGAGAAATATGAATTGGATCTTCGTCAGATATTTCAATTCGTGTTTACTTAACCGTAAGGGAATTTACAATAAAAGAAAGTATTCGGTTAACAGGTTTGTTTCGATTGCGACCGTATTATCTCGTATTTTAGTATATCGCAACTGCAATTGAATGCGTCAGAATGATGTTCGATAGATCGACGGACCCTGTGCCCTCGCCAACACGAAGTCGATAATCGAacgatatgtatgtatatttttccGCGTGATTCGACAGTGTTCGACAGACAGTTTTTTGGTACCGAGCCGAATccgtttgcaaccaaaaaacaGATCGATGCGTTCAATTATCGAAGTTTTGCCGTTTTTGTGAGAACAAATATCGTGAATGCAGTCTCGGACGTATTTACATTCACGCGCATGCGTGGAACTTGTACATTGTGAACGTGGCTTCAAGAATTACGTATATGAATTGTGAACCATGTGAACGCCACAATAAATCAGGTAGTAatctgacattttttcaaagttacatttattttgtaaaacCCCTGTTCGCATTTTATATGTTCGCGACCCGAAAATTTTGGGCACGCATTCAAAATAAGAATATAAGTCCTCCTGTAAATTATCATTACTTGAAAATTGTGTGTTCACTACTTACCGACGCGTACACATTAGGAATCAGTTGTCGAAACACACCGCAATTTCGTCTCGGAAGGAAACATGGCGCAGTGGAGGAACGTTTAGTGTTCGAGTGTCCGCTCTAGGTATGCCCGATTGCATCGAGACAAAGGGTGGTAGGAGTATGGGCTTGGAGTCGGCAATATGGCCGGCCAGATGTGCATAGGCAGGGTGTTGGGGTGGTGTTAGTGTCCTGTGCGTTATTTATGTCGAACTACCGTAAATCCTGCCCGAATCTTGCGTGTTTTCATGGAATCGGTGATATATTGTGCAGAAGCAGGAATACGGCTTGCATGAAGGCATAGCATACGCTCCCAAGTCAGACAAACATGACGTAAGTTCCACGTACGTGACATAGCATTCGAAGAAAAGAGAAGCCCGAGTCTCGATTCCAGTCACTCGGGTTCATGGCTTCGATCACCGCACCGTTTCGTCCCCGATCGTTGTCCACGCCTGCATGGCTCTGTCCGGTCCGtcatttcgattttcttctcgCTCATTCACATCGATCTTCTCATTTTTCTTCGACGTTTCGTAACGGCGTTTCGGCTTTTTCGTTTTGCTTCGCCAAAGGGGAAGTTTCTTATCCGGTGTAGCATTCGGTTTCCACCGGGGGGTAGGACTTCGATAACGATATCATTTTTCGTCGAATGTTTCCGTTTACGTttccatttttttctttatcGTCTCCCGTCCGGTCCCGGGGAATTCTGTCGAGCGTTCTTTTCGATATCTGTCGTTCCACCGTTCGATTTACATCGATTTTTGGATTGTATTATCATATTTATCAACCTTTCGATAAAGCCGATCAACTGACAATGACGCAGACAACCCATACCTGGCTAGACGCAAACCGGCCGCAGACTTTTCTTGTACGCGCTCTGCAAAACTACTTTTTCAAAGCATCGGGTTCTATCGTACAACGTTTCGTACAGCAATTCGTAACAGGCTAGAGACgtgcaaatatttttcattaatttgccCATTGATTTGACGTTTGAATGGAATATTGTATTCCATCCATAGAATACGTAATTGCTAGATACGTTCTACGCGTTTAAATGTACTTAATAGTACGCGTTATTGTCGTTGAAAAACACAGCGTAGGGGTTGGGTGAGGGTTGAAAAAGAACGTCTATGTCTTCGGAACGACGAGTATACAGTCATTCGATTTATAGTATTGACGTTTGCACAAAAATTGCGGTAAAACGTCGATTGTTTGAATTGGAAATTTTGTGTCTCGCGTCTTTACGCGTCTCTCGAAAGCGAAATCGTGCTTCATCTTCTCGTTGTTTGTCCTGTGTGCTTTTTACGCGGCGTATGCATCGGTTGCAGTTCGCGAACCAGCCAGACCGGGATGGAAATACAACGCCGAAAAATTGTATGTCACTCGTTTGTTTATGTCCGGCGAAGCGTCCGCTGTTACGCAGGCGCGTGCGTTTCGCAATTATGCTGTCACTTAAAGATTATCTCGGTGATTGCACGACAATTCGGCCGGGTGCTTCCGGTATTCGAAAGAAATACCTCGTAATCGGTGCTGTCATTGGAATTCCCGATAATCGGGCGTCGATTTCTGATTCACTGATTTCCCGTGCGTCCTCCGGAGGGTGATTCATATCTGGTTCGAGCGATTACACGAAATACCTTAGATTACGAGCTACCATGGCACGCTTCTATCTCTATTGTTGCGATACAACGAGAatcagagagggagagaaggagGGAAAGAGTTCCGGGATGTATCATTCGATTACCTCGCGATAGAGCTCGTTGTAGCGCTATCGAAAAAGTTCAACAGAAATTGCTACATCTGGCAGATAAAATAGATAGACACAAGCGTCGTTCCATAAACTTGTTGTAATCTTGATCCTCCGAGTCTCCTCGGTCGACTGACTTCGAGACGCGGAGGAGTAGTATTCGATATTTTGTTTGTCAACAATGATGATCCGATGTCTTTCCTGATATCATTCAAGAATCCATTCGTATCACGTCCGTGTTATTGTGCAATGCTTGCATACAATTACAAAGTTTAGACAGAACTACGCCAGAGCTGGTCGCAGTGCGAGGTCATTGTAACATCTTATGAATATGACTCGGTAACGCGTTAAGTGGGATACTTTCATCTGTTGCGGATCACGCGAAAATACGCCATGTATTTCTGCAActgtaaatcaattttgtcGAGAGAAATTCTGTAAATCTGAAACCTGACCCAAAACGATAGCATCCACGCGGCTTCTTATCTCGCGATGCGTATCGCTGGCAATTTcgaaacttatttatttatttgaggTCAGTACCGACCGCATGGTTTACAATTGGTTATATCATGTTTGACATGTTGTTTGTAGAAAGACctatgattattattatattgaCCTACGATTATTATATTGACATCAGGATGAGGAACGGTAACATGAATTTATAGCagttcatatacagggtggtccacataaatgtagccacctaaatatctcctttatttttgatgGCATAACAAATGTTTTTGATGCAATGTAAATGGTATCGCTAGGCGAATGCTTtacaaatgttattttttctcgaggtcattttttccgGAGTTCTCAAGGTCATCGacatttttttctaataaatgtattttttttcctTTCATATTCTAGTTTACATTAAAACGCATTTAGACATATTAACAACATAAGTGAGAAAATAAATAATAGACAACAAGGAAAAATTATCGATGACATTGAAAGCttctgaaaaaatgaccttgataaaataaagaatatatttagGTAATTTTGAGGTAATTTTCAATAGAGAATCTGAATATTGTGCAAAATCAAATCCTCAGATGTTGCTCAGTGAAGTAGAATTGCGTTGGTCTTATCTGCTGCGAACCGAAATTTTCAGTTTGCCATTTCAAGGAAAACCGTACCGAGAAACGTTCACCTGTGGAGGGGAAAAGCTAGCGGAAGGAATCGGGATGCACACGGTTAAAAATGGTTGGTTGTTCCGCGTATATTACTCGGCTCGTTATCGTAACGCCAGCCCGTTCCCGGCTGTtgcggtggaggaggaggaagtgGTCAGTATCTTTTCGTATTCCGCTCGGTTCTGTTCTGGTTTCGCGAGCAATCCGTCCAACTCGCCCCGTGGCCCGTGGCACGGTGAAAGTGACATCGAGCGTAACACACCGTGCTCGATGGAATCCGCCGGTTCTTCCGCCGTTGCGAGAACACGCGAATCGCTTCATCATCCTTGAGGCCGTGGCTGCAAGAATCGTTTCCTGCGAGTTCTTCTtgaaagctctctctctctctctaacgcATGATGATTTCCGAGCGACATTCCCGCGATAGCCAGCGCTTCATACCGCGACGAGGGGACTACCAATCGTGGTAACGAAATCTCGAAGCCGTCGCAACTCGAGGACGAATTTTCTAATGGTCCTTTTGTTACCACCTCTGTTTCAGCGAAGTGAGCATATCGTCCGCTCGTGCGTCGGTAATGGTGTACGACGACGTCAACAAGAAATGGGTGCCGAGCGGCACCTCGTCGGGGCTC
This genomic stretch from Lasioglossum baleicum chromosome 13, iyLasBale1, whole genome shotgun sequence harbors:
- the Ash1 gene encoding histone-lysine N-methyltransferase ash1, yielding MSGDSGWSAVIHHPSELELQNWNWEENDGEQERELPSTVDMDAIKGGGSWDPTTEPNGTHSVDSEEDSDSEDESSGGTEGSCSYSDSNSDSDDESSGDEEEEDTGSNSDCTSEHSEQTFSIQEANFESGALKLKITMKGPKKEDVEKTRCDKTRRSLTKKSKTNCEAKSSECSSDDSDSSEGRLPSPNNSQKEQQPQQQQQQQQPHQQEQQPQQPQQQQQHPPLQEINQEDLAAILPDQEHEDAPFDGFEDSESGRLVSKAIERMSLGADSDTSENGDQNPVPVYSSTLLQQFVEKTALLSEPRKRRSKASKKLNDPEYPCASNVSPDSGIQSVDNSPLHLAISPVSPPAPTQSPIQAVVPKPAVNVDRVLYPPKRKPGRPAKTVSAQPRGPGRPRLKPEVAEEIEKIERTEKVEKNEKNEKNEKKEVTPQQKPQKEEPSKRGKSKSVQHKTSGAARDQKEDETSESAKKSKEKPSGVCQKKRNCNVSKQFSQGRISGKRNNASSSTRVKCLSRTVTSKYGKNASQCDGRMCKKMRKDKPGPGNKSTTPLRRQKQSSCERIAADRKPINSGRRSLKENRSNSGPSSKRQSLLKKNVAPVTRRVLKENKNSKRTSSATFETNGVGVQTLISLPVGQVLKSEKVERPSNKCDKATQPIHNHCHKHHHHHKHRRRLPLNPPKTPIRIDPCIIQELEKLIEEFARSCSLGRNNASVGYSELPQIFRVKKLTKKRKGDVALSDDQKLKRRSKKEKIPAGTDSKSGVNATANSNPNEQRLPLKKRHYHVSSPHSSQSSNGSSSDPTANEGNCTESHIEEAIEATITRYGGGSSASSSQEDAVPVTPKKRHRDAESSSPDKSATASSEALDEKPLSQADIQPRRKKKIVKDLRVTVTKLPVESGHSEKAEKSERVEGKVEKTEKCVGELKKGHAAEKSCGKSEKTITEKSIKSDKSQAAEKLEKHEQSSSEHVRLEKNIKTDSAEFNATESYEDGEAAGESKPPRDNVAPNLPNPLSSSAAAALVLTKKKMRRRKAINRTGFPTLKKRKKKKRSLSASEMSTGTATKATLTSDDNADLDADPDGDRSSSKEGIEDTVEESKPTVLSAELQEIASGENLDKRTDAGKTVSDKFGLEGSDSTKREGSSRACANEVTESRAGQLRVRKDLVEADSEVNVAQKFCPVKFEKIQDLRTYDENAPLEESLERYEAAQQQQRCAAAEALEENSKHPPERAASQTNIKTEHAAPLNGNQKKRRGSASPCILAPRNVKRLRSSGYDTENDNSSNNNVLETGKHSNATHTRKKQSRWKKRYLQGGVLQDFGKESESKTRSGASGTVEAAGKNKIVGDANDAASAVLLSASYQCGKFLRQRKMSFQLRYDLWWLHTQSRPPGRESVPSWNYKKIRMNVYYDVKPTTLYEAQACECKPESGCGDDCINRMVLSECSPQLCPCGEKCENQKIQKHEWAPGLQKFMTEDKGWGVRTQQAIKSGVFILEYVGEVVSEREFKSRMATRYANDTHHYCLHLDGGLVIDGHRMGGDGRFVNHSCEPNCEMQKWSVHGHPRMALFASRDIKPGEELTYDYNFALFNPSEGQECRCGSSACRGVIGGKSQRVPKTLVPLPSQLEPTERRSVGRPRKNMRKSNAVQSVNSKGICKSRKVGDSSLLHAPALKPMSHQQRCFAQQHHCFLLRNLEKVRRVKSSVNQVQMQNGKAKFGNAGTFKEKSPGDAKIQSDAFFSQLTALTNTNTRTVRTRRLAQAQDDPEVHKTAKLAKVLKDLYSVVATANDENGQLLCSPFITLPSKRKLPDYYEKISDPIDLTTIDQCIGTGHYKTAEHFDHDMIKLFDNNVRFFGRTSELGIAAARLRKLYLGSKPDFVNAITEAIGCPPSQGFLPPRGSTAGEEDVIRCICGLHRDEGLMIQCERCLVWQHCDCVKADTSIESYLCERCQPRPVDLEIPLEGDEEEEGKKHYVTLMRGDLQLRQGDTVYVLRDTPEKHTYKTIQKPDYEQMDIFRIERLWKNTEGERFVFGHHYLRPHETYHEPTRKFYENEVVCAPLYEAVPCDLVAERCWVLDPHTYCKGRPVGSTPEHTYVCEYRVDRAARLFTKVARARHQVCTKPYAFETFPQRIKHYRTYLPHSLEGIQVGSKMSKDKKKMSSHDLDSNQKLESSDSSKTHGKDQLKSSTSKGRRRSNEILSISTPATSYAQREEQRRRLNNILIGLLQKMPNKKDPLDLSFLLERNRRNRKRPGGLNP